The Phycisphaeraceae bacterium genome segment GGCTGGGCAAGACGCTGCTCATCCGCACGCTGGGCGAGGCGCTCACGCTCCGGTTCAGCCGCATCCAGTTCACGCCCGACCTGATGCCCGCCGACATCACGGGCACGAGCATCGTGCTGGAGGATGAGTCCACCGGACGGCGTGAGTTCCAGTTCCGACCGGGTCCCATCTTCAGCCAGTTGCTGCTGGCGGACGAGATCAACCGCGCCACGCCCAAGAGCCAGGCGGCTCTGCTCGAAGCCATGCAGGAACGATCGGTCACCATCGCGGGCCGCACGCACCCGCTGGAGCGGCCGTTCTTCGTGATGGCCACGCAGAACCCCATCGAGCAGGAGGGCACCTACCCGCTGCCCGAGGCGCAGCTCGACCGCTTCCTCTTCAAGGTGGTGGTGCCCTCCACCACGCGGCCGGAGATGAACGAGATTCTCCGCCGCACCACGACCACGCACGCCGCCCACGCCGCGCCCGTGCTGGACGGACCGCACATTTTGCAGGCGCAGCGGCTGGCCCGTCGGGTGGTGGCGGCTCCGCACGTGCAGGACTACGCCATCCGGCTGGTGCTGGCGACGCATCCGGGCGGGACGTACGCGCATCCGGACCTGTCGCGCGTGATTCGCGTGGGCGTCAGCCCCCGGGGGGCGCAGGCGCTCATCGCCGGCGCCAAGGTGCGGGCCTTGATCGACGGGCGATACGCCATCGCCTTCCGCGATGTGCAGGCCGTGGCCCACGCCGCCCTGCGGCACCGCATCATCCGGAGTTTCGAGGCCGAGGCGGAAGGGCTGACCACGGACGACATCGTGGATCGGTTGATCGACCTGGTTCCCGTCGAACCTGTCATCGCGACAAGCCAACAGTCATGACCACCTTCTCTCCAGCCGCCGCAACCCGTCCGCGTCGCGTGGACGACCTGATCGACAGCCGCCTCATGGCGCGGCTGGATCAGCTGGATGTCGTCTCGCGCAAGATTTTCGCCGGCAAACTGCAGGGAGAGCGGCGCAGCAAGAAGCGCGGGGTGAGCGTGGAGTTCGCGGATTACCGCCACTACACCCACGGCGATGACTTGCGCTTCGTGGACTGGAACATCTACGCCCGGCTCGACCGGCTCTTCCTCAAGATTTTCCTGGAGGAGGAGGATCTGTCTCTCATCCTCGCCATCGACGGCAGCGCCTCGATGGACTGGGGCAACCCCAACAAGTTCATCTTCTGCCAGCGGCTGGCCATGGCCCTGGGCTACATCGGGCTGTGCAATCACAACCGCGTCACGCTCTGCACGTTCTCCGGCGGGGGGCTGAACCGGCTGCCCAACCTGCGCGGCCGGCGCCGCGTGCAGGAAATGGGAAAGTGGATTCTTGATCAGTCGCCGGGCGGCCCCAGCCGGTTCGACGACTCGATGAAGACGCTGGCCCTCACCCGTCAGGGCAAGGGTGTCATGGTCATCCTGAGCGACTTCATGTTCAAGGAGGGGTACGAGAAGGGCCTCAAGTTCCTCGCCGGCGGCGGGTACGACACCTTCGCCCTGCAGGTGCTCAGCCCCGAGGAGATCGACCCAGGCAGGCACGGAATCACGGGCGACCTCCGTCTCACCGACGTCGAGGATGAGGACGTGGCGGAGGTCACCGTCAGCGCGGCCCTGCTCAAGCGGTACAAGGAAAACCTGGATGCCTATTGCGGCAAACTGCGCGAGTACTGCGTCCGCCGCAACATGATGCACCTGACCATCGACACGTCCATCGATCTCGACGTGCTGCTGCTGGATTACCTTCGCAAGCGGGGACTGCTGCGATGAGCGGGATCAACCTGATCGATCCGGTGGCGGGGGGTGTGCTGGCGGCGTCGGTCATTCCGCCGCTGATCCTGCTGTACTTCCTGAAGCTCCGCCGGCGGCAGCGGGTCATCTCCTGCACGCTGCTGTGGAAGAAGTCCATCGAGGATCTGCGCGCCAACGCGCCCTTCCAGAAACTGCGCAAGAGTCTGCTGCTCTTCCTGCAACTCCTCGCCCTGGCGCTGCTGGCTCTGGCGATCATGCAGCCGCAGCTCAAGTCGGGTCGGCGCACGGGCGGGCGGGTCATCATCATGATCGACAACTCCGCCTCCATGTCGGCCACCGACCTGGAAGGCGGGCGCAGCCGACTCGATGACGCCAAGGACAAGGCCAGGCGCCTGGTCGAGGCCATGCAGTCCGGGGGCCTCTTCGGCGGGACGGCGGATGAGTGCATGGTCATCGCCTTCAACGAGAAGGCGGAGGTGCTCTGCAACTTCACCACCGCGCGTCAGCCCCTGCTGCGGGCCATCGACGCCGTGCGGCCCACCGACCGGCGCACCGCCATCGATGACGCCCTCAAGCTGGCCCGCGCCCACACCACCATCACCGACCCGGACAACGAGCAGCTCGTGATGGAAGGCAAGCCCGGCACGATCGAACTGTTCTCCGACGGGGCCATCGCCGACTTCCAGCGACAGGTGCGTCGGGGTGAAACACTCAACTTCTATCCCATCGGCGCGCCCGACGCCGACAACGTGGCCTTCTCCAGCGTGGCGGCGGAGAGGCCATACGACAGTCCCGCCGCCATCCAGGTCTTCGCCGGGCTGGTGAACTTCAACCAGACGGGCGTTGAATGCACGGTGCAGATGTCCGTCAACGGCGACAGCAACGTGGGATGGATCCGCGTGGTTCGCATGGAGGCCGCCACGATCGACGCCTCCACGGGTCAGCTCGTGCCGGGGCGCAGCAACGTGGTTTTCGGCCCCTTCGAGCAGCCCGCGGCGGCGGTCATCGAAGTCGCCAACCTGCGGCAGGACGACCTGGCGGTGGACAATACCGCGTGGCTGGTCACGCCTCCCGCCAAGGCCTTGCGCACCGCGGTCGTGGCGCCGCAGTTGTCGCTCACGCACGACGCCTTCGCGGGCATGAAACTGCTGCAGACCAGCGACACCCTTTCCGGCGAACAGTTCGATGCGCTCGCAGCGGGTGGAAGCGGCGGAAGTGGTGGAGGCGGGGGGGCGGAACGCTACGACGTCATCATCATCGACCAGCACGAA includes the following:
- a CDS encoding AAA family ATPase, yielding MVNLPTLDASLDDVAAVRSNCAAFRDLYARLKQAIATVIVGQEEVVDLVLTALFADGHVLLEGVPGLGKTLLIRTLGEALTLRFSRIQFTPDLMPADITGTSIVLEDESTGRREFQFRPGPIFSQLLLADEINRATPKSQAALLEAMQERSVTIAGRTHPLERPFFVMATQNPIEQEGTYPLPEAQLDRFLFKVVVPSTTRPEMNEILRRTTTTHAAHAAPVLDGPHILQAQRLARRVVAAPHVQDYAIRLVLATHPGGTYAHPDLSRVIRVGVSPRGAQALIAGAKVRALIDGRYAIAFRDVQAVAHAALRHRIIRSFEAEAEGLTTDDIVDRLIDLVPVEPVIATSQQS
- a CDS encoding DUF58 domain-containing protein — encoded protein: MTTFSPAAATRPRRVDDLIDSRLMARLDQLDVVSRKIFAGKLQGERRSKKRGVSVEFADYRHYTHGDDLRFVDWNIYARLDRLFLKIFLEEEDLSLILAIDGSASMDWGNPNKFIFCQRLAMALGYIGLCNHNRVTLCTFSGGGLNRLPNLRGRRRVQEMGKWILDQSPGGPSRFDDSMKTLALTRQGKGVMVILSDFMFKEGYEKGLKFLAGGGYDTFALQVLSPEEIDPGRHGITGDLRLTDVEDEDVAEVTVSAALLKRYKENLDAYCGKLREYCVRRNMMHLTIDTSIDLDVLLLDYLRKRGLLR
- a CDS encoding VWA domain-containing protein, encoding MSGINLIDPVAGGVLAASVIPPLILLYFLKLRRRQRVISCTLLWKKSIEDLRANAPFQKLRKSLLLFLQLLALALLALAIMQPQLKSGRRTGGRVIIMIDNSASMSATDLEGGRSRLDDAKDKARRLVEAMQSGGLFGGTADECMVIAFNEKAEVLCNFTTARQPLLRAIDAVRPTDRRTAIDDALKLARAHTTITDPDNEQLVMEGKPGTIELFSDGAIADFQRQVRRGETLNFYPIGAPDADNVAFSSVAAERPYDSPAAIQVFAGLVNFNQTGVECTVQMSVNGDSNVGWIRVVRMEAATIDASTGQLVPGRSNVVFGPFEQPAAAVIEVANLRQDDLAVDNTAWLVTPPAKALRTAVVAPQLSLTHDAFAGMKLLQTSDTLSGEQFDALAAGGSGGSGGGGGAERYDVIIIDQHEPRSLPPGRYINLGSRLPIEALAMGEPVEGFEIADWTREHPIMQHVNLDNLLIRSLRPLVSADRVRVLVEAGSGTLSAPAIVEYTAGGVQIIHLTFRPVETNWFWHPSWVMFMVNTIEYLGLSGSATTERTLSPGDPIITRLPAGATEVRLRTPDGASHGLSPDDLNEVSWGRTDRAGFYDITWKAGGADGSRRFAVNLLDEPESHITPRTELKWGDEKVTGEGAAGGLQTPLWPFAIGVCLLVLLLEWWVYHRRGYR